A genomic region of Oryza glaberrima chromosome 1, OglaRS2, whole genome shotgun sequence contains the following coding sequences:
- the LOC127760316 gene encoding sec-independent protein translocase protein TATC, chloroplastic, whose protein sequence is MGSAGALLSHSPPGLGGFPPRRHHHHRLSVLRCVPLLPSPAPEPLSCRHGRHLRCAAVDGGAGRETERPSPPAPQREESPSGSLGAALEDPSPQPVQNGSFGGITEDEEQSSLYNFLYPSKELLPDDKEMSIFDHLEELRDRIFVSVLAVGAAILGCFAYSKDLIRILEAPVSVQGVRFLQLSPGEFFFTTLKVSGYCGLLLGSPVILYEIIAFVLPGLTRDERKFLGPIVLGSSVLFYLGIFFSYTVLAPAALNFFVNYADGAVESLWSIDQYFEFVLVLLFSTGLSFQVPVIQLLLGQVGLVSSDQMLSIWRYVVVGAVVAAAVLTPSTDPLTQMLLAGPLLGLYLGGAWMVKLTGR, encoded by the exons ATGGGGAGCGCGGGGGCGCTGCTCTCGCACTCGCCTCCGGGGCTCGGCGGattccctcctcgccgccatcaccaccaccgtctCTCCGTCCTCCGTTGCGTaccgctcctcccctccccggcgCCCGAGCCCCTCAGCTGTCGCCACGGCCGGCACCTTcgctgcgccgccgtcgacggggGAGCCGGCCGGGAGACGGAgcgtccctcgccgcccgcaCCTCAGAGGGAGGAGTCGCCGTCGGGCAGCCTCGGCGCAGCCCTCGAGGACCCATCTCCTCAACCTG TCCAAAATGGATCTTTTGGAGGTATCACAGAGGATGAAGAACAGAGTAGCCTGTACAATTTTCTTTATCCGAGCAAAGAGCTACTTCCTGATGATAAGGAGATGAGTATATTTGATCATCTAGAGGAACTTCGTGACAGGATATTTGTCTCAGTATTGGCTGTTGGTGCTGCGATACTTGGTTGTTTCGCTTACTCCAAAGATCTTATTAGAATTCTAGAAGCACCAGTTAGTGTTCAGGGTGTTCGGTTTCTGCAGCTCTCTCCTGGAGAATTTTTCTTTACAACACTGAAG GTCTCTGGTTATTGTGGCCTTCTACTTGGGAGTCCTGTTATTCTGTATGAGATAATAGCATTTGTTCTTCCGGGTTTAACAAGGGATGAACGTAAATTCCTAGGGCCCATTGTTCTGGGCTCTTCTGTACTATTCTACCTTGGCATTTTCTTCTCCTACACGGTTCTTGCTCCTGCAGCATTGAATTTCTTCGTGAACTACGCAGACGGGGCAGTGGAATCGTTATGGTCGATTGATCAGTATTTTGAGTTTGTGCTTGTGCTTTTATTCAGCACAGGATTATCTTTTCAG GTCCCTGTTATCCAGCTACTGCTGGGGCAAGTCGGTTTGGTTTCTAGTGACCAAATGCTTTCCATCTGGAGATATGTTGTTGTTGGCGCTgtagttgctgctgctgtgcttACACCGTCGACAGATCCGTTGACTCAGATGCTCTTGGCTGGTCCGCTGCTTGGCCTGTACTTGGGTGGTGCTTGGATGGTCAAGCTAACTGGTCGATAA
- the LOC127785771 gene encoding oxygen-evolving enhancer protein 1, chloroplastic, whose product MAASLQAAATLMQPAKLGGRASSAALPSRPSSHVARAFGVDTGAAGRITCSLQSDIREVANKCADAAKLAGFALATSALLVSGASAEGVPRRLTFDEIQSKTYMEVKGTGTANQCPTVEGGVDSFAFKAGKYNMKKFCLEPTSFTVKAEGVAKNAPPEFQKTKLMTRLTYTLDEIEGPLEVSSDGTIKFEEKDGIDYAAVTVQLPGGERVPFLFTIKNLVATGKPESFGGPFLVPSYRGSSFLDPKGRGGSTGYDNAVALPAGGRGDEEELAKENVKNASSSTGNITLSVTKSKPETGEVIGVFESVQPSDTDLGAKVPKDVKIQGVWYAQLE is encoded by the exons ATGGCAGCATCGCTCCAAGCCGCGGCCACCCTGATGCAGCCGGCCAAGCTCGGCGGCcgggcctcctccgccgcgctgcCATCGCGCCCGTCTTCGCACGTCGCCAGGGCGTTCGGCGTCGACACCGGTGCCGCCGGCAGGATCACGTGCTCCCTGCAGTCCGACATCCGGGAGGTCGCCAACAAGTGCGCCGATGCCGCCAAGCTCGCCGGCTTCGCCCTCGCCACCTCAGCTCTGCTCGTCTCG GGCGCCAGCGCGGAGGGCGTGCCGAGGAGGCTTACCTTCGACGAGATTCAGAGTAAGACGTACATGGAGGTGAAGGGAACCGGCACGGCGAACCAGTGCCCGAcggtggagggcggcgtcgACTCCTTCGCCTTCAAGGCCGGCAAGTACAACATGAAGAAGTTCTGCCTGGAGCCGACGTCCTTCACCGTTAAGGCGGAGGGCGTGGCCAAGAATGCGCCACCCGAGTTCCAGAAGACCAAGCTCATGACCCGCCTGACCTACACCCTCGACGAGATCGAGGGCCCGCTCGAGGTCAGCTCCGACGGAACCATCAAGTTCGAGGAGAAGGACGGAATCGACTacgccgccgtcaccgtgcAGCTGCCGGGAGGCGAGCGCGTGCCGTTCCTCTTCACCATCAAGAATCTGGTCGCCACCGGCAAGCCGGAGAGCTTCGGCGGGCCCTTCCTCGTGCCCAGCTACCGTGGTTCGTCCTTCCTCGACCCAAAGGGCCGCGGTGGCTCTACCGGCTACGACAACGCTGTGGCGCTCCCCGCCGGAGGCagaggagacgaggaggagctcgctAAGGAGAACGTCAAGAacgcctcgtcgtcgacgggcAACATCACGTTGAGCGTCACCAAGAGCAAGCCAGAGACCGGCGAGGTGATTGGCGTCTTCGAGAGCGTGCAGCCGTCGGACACAGACCTCGGCGCCAAGGTGCCCAAGGATGTCAAGATCCAAGGGGTGTGGTACGCGCAGCTCGAGTAG
- the LOC127761104 gene encoding palmitoyl-acyl carrier protein thioesterase, chloroplastic-like, with product MASTTLLYYSKLLVRCSAYEKDGSGGGRVRVNGAAHRVPLQVGAALETKINRSLAGLMRPPVLSQPPTEEEAEGRRSQRQNIPSEKQTVDPFRQAVIVEGGVRYRQTVVVRSYEVGPDRTATLETVLNLLQETALNHVWMSGLLGDGFGATHAMITNNLIWVVSRMHVQVDHYPIWGEVLEIDTWVGSSGKNGMRRDWLVRGRSSGAIFVRATSTWVMMNKVTRRLSKMPKEVRDEISPWFIDRHAIDEGATDKIIKLDTNATYVDSDLKPKRSDLDMNNHVNNVKYVRWMLETLPDQFLQQHQLSSIILEYRKECGSSDVVQSICQPDEDTIMPGENVSIVMGPSLSQEIINGHHSLAGALQQWPTKYTHLLQLKANDKYEEIVRGRTTWKKKSYSISNVLKF from the exons ATGGCGAGCACTACATTATTGTACTACTCGAAATTGCTCGTGAGGTGCTCGGCCTACGAGAAAgatggtagcggcggcggccgggtgaGGGTGAACGGCGCGGCGCACCGCGTGCCGCTCCAGGTCGGGGCTGCGCTGGAGACGAAAATCAACAGGTCGCTGGCCGGGCTGATGAGGCCGCCGGTGCTGTCACAGCcgccgacggaggaggaggccgagggcaGGAGGAGCCAGCGGCAGAACATCCCGAGTGAGAAGCAGACGGTGGACCCGTTCCGGCAGGCGGTGATCGTGGAGGGGGGCGTGCGGTACCGGCAGACGGTGGTGGTGCGGTCGTACGAGGTCGGGCCGGACAGGACGGCGACGCTCGAGACGGTGCTCAACCTCCTCCAGGAGACGGCGCTCAACCACGTGTGGATGTCGggcctcctcggcgacggcTTCGGCGCCACGCACGCCATGATCACGAACAACCTCATCTGGGTCGTCTCCAGGATGCACGTCCAAGTCGACCACTACCCCATCTG GGGAGAGGTGCTGGAGATCGACACGTGGGTAGGCTCGTCGGGGAAGAACGGCATGCGGCGCGACTGGCTCGTCCGCGGCCGCAGCTCCGGCGCCATCTTCGTCCGAGCAACCAG TACATGGGTGATGATGAATAAGGTCACCAGGAGGCTGTCGAAGATGCCGAAGGAGGTCAGGGACGAAATCTCGCCGTGGTTCATCGACAGGCACGCGATTGACGAGGGGGCCACCGACAAGATCATCAAGCTCGACACCAATGCCACATATGTCGATTCCGACTTGAAG CCGAAGCGCAGCGATTTGGATATGAACAATCACGTCAACAACGTCAAATATGTAAGGTGGATGCTTGAG ACTCTGCCTGACCAATTCCTGCAGCAGCACCAGCTTAGTAGCATCATTCTGGAATACAGGAAGGAATGTGGGAGCTCAGATGTTGTGCAATCAATTTGCCAACCTGATGAAGACACGATTATGCCGGGAGAAAATGTTAGCATTGTGATGGGACCTTCACTTTCGCAAGAGATCATCAATGGCCACCATAGCTTAGCTGGTGCGCTCCAGCAGTGGCCAACGAAGTACACTCATCTTCTGCAACTAAAGGCAAATGACAAGTATGAGGAGATTGTGAGAGGTAGAACCACATGGAAGAAAAAGTCATATAGTATATCAAACGTCTTGAagttttaa